Proteins encoded in a region of the Saccharothrix ecbatanensis genome:
- a CDS encoding pilin, giving the protein MAVQLAAVSLVLTTSATRAEAVQVLAQATSVDQVLTNIRNWIMGILGGLTVVFLTIGFVRYIFAGGDPGELQKAKTAWKSAGYGFGGAALAPLIVEIFKGIVGVGP; this is encoded by the coding sequence GTGGCGGTTCAGTTGGCGGCTGTGTCGCTGGTGTTGACCACGTCGGCGACGCGTGCCGAGGCCGTCCAGGTGCTCGCGCAGGCCACGTCGGTGGACCAGGTCCTGACCAACATCAGGAACTGGATCATGGGCATCCTCGGCGGCCTGACGGTGGTGTTCCTGACCATCGGCTTCGTCCGTTACATCTTCGCGGGCGGCGATCCGGGCGAGTTGCAGAAGGCCAAGACGGCGTGGAAGTCGGCCGGGTACGGGTTCGGCGGTGCCGCGCTCGCTCCGCTGATCGTGGAGATCTTCAAGGGGATCGTTGGGGTGGGTCCCTGA